The genomic window GGCGGCCCTCGACCTGCTGCCCCCCGACCAGCGCGAAGCGCTGCGGCTGCGGTATTTGGTGGGGCTCCCCTCGAAGGAAATCGCCCACAAGCTCGGCAAGACCGATGGCGCCGTGCGAGTCATGCTCTCCCGATCGCTGGCGAAACTGCAGGAGATGCTGGCCGAAGAGCAGTAGCAGACGGTTGAAACAGGGGCCGGACGCGCGGACCCACGCCGCACGTCGTCCGAAAGCAGGAATCCGTAAGCCTGCCTCTCCCCTTCCTCAACCGACCCGACCACGGACGCCTAACAGGGTGATGGCTGCGAACGCCGCCAGCCCCCCAAGCCCCCGGCTCGGGAACCGCGCCGACCGTGACGCCGACCGCCACGCTCGTGAAGTCGCCGCGATTGCCGAGACCGGTGCTCCAATTGCTCCAAGCGGCAGGGAACGACGAGCCTTCGAAATTGCCGCTGACGACGTGGCGCCGTCTCGCGCGATCGCCAGGCCGCTATCCCACGTCTCCCAACTCGAGTGCCTCGCCGTACCGCTTGAGCATCTGCTGCCGCAGCGCCGCATGGTCGGCGTGCTTGAGCCCCGGATCGCGCGCCACCAGCAGTTGCGCTTCGCGGCGGGCTTCCTCCAGTACGTCGCGGTCGCGCATCAGGTCGGCCGCCAACAGCGGCGGCAGGCCGTGCTGCTGCTGGCCGAACAGGTCCCCCGGGCCGCGGAGCGCGAAGTCGAGTTCCGCCAGTTCAAACCCGTCGGTCTTGTCGGCGAACGCCTGCAGTCGTGCGCGGGCTTGCTCGGTCGCCTCGCCCACCAGCACCCCGCAGAACCCCGCATGAGCGCCCCGCCCGACGCGACCCCGCAGTTGGTGCAATTGTGCCAGACCGAATCGCTCTCCCCCGGCTACGGTCATCACCGAGGCGTTGGGGACGTCGACCCCCACCTCGATCACCGTCGTGCTGACCAGCACCTGCGTTGCGCCGGCGCGGAACCGGTCCATCGCCTCGGCCTTGTCGGCGGGGCTCATCCGCCCGTGCAGCACCCCCAGCCGGAACGCTTCGAGTTCCCCGTTGGTCAGTTGCTCGAACGCCGCCGCGACGCTGGGGGCGGCCACGCTCTCCGATTCGTCGACCAGCGGCGCCACGACGTACGCCTGCCGACCCTCGCGCAGCCGATCGCGGACGAACGCCCACCAACGGGCCTCCTTGTCGGGATCGACTAGGTAGGTGCTTACCGGCTGCCTCCCCAGCGGCAACTCGCGCAGCGTCGAGAAATCGAGGTCGCCGAACAGCGTCATCCCCAACGTGCGCGGGATCGGCGTCGCGGTCATCACCAGGTAATGGGGAGCGATCTCCCCCTGCCGCAGCGCGGCCCGCTGCCGCACGCCGAACTTGTGCTGCTCGTCGACGACCACCAGTCCCAACTTGGCGAACTTCACCGCGTCTTGCACCACGGCATGCGTCCCGATGACGACGTCGATCTCCCCCGCCCCGATCGCCGCGAGCGCTTTGTCGCGCTCGGCCTTGGAAACGCCCCCCGTGAGCAGCGTCCACCGCACGCGGCTCGCTTCGAGCAGCTTGGCGAGCGTCTGAGCGTGTTGCTGGGCGAGGA from Pirellulales bacterium includes these protein-coding regions:
- the recG gene encoding ATP-dependent DNA helicase RecG, with product MDPSARERLTTPVEFVRGVGAARGELLGRLGIRTAAQLLFHFPRDYQDLSDERPVAELEEGRLLSVRGVVQEVAAASSGFGKSRVSVLLLDGAGHGLRATWFNQPFMRDKFQKGQHLLLTGRPTQKRLMWEMSHPQVTQLADEEAPLDTKLLPVYPLTEGISQYAMRKCVAGAVEGFAELLDEAFPASLLARYDLMPLVEAVRKIHHPADRAEMERARRRFVFQELFILQLALSIRRSEQRALPAPPLEATAKIDARIRRLLPFELTPGQNQAIAEIAADIALARPMNRLLQGDVGSGKTIVALYAMLAAVAHGWQGALMAPTEILAQQHAQTLAKLLEASRVRWTLLTGGVSKAERDKALAAIGAGEIDVVIGTHAVVQDAVKFAKLGLVVVDEQHKFGVRQRAALRQGEIAPHYLVMTATPIPRTLGMTLFGDLDFSTLRELPLGRQPVSTYLVDPDKEARWWAFVRDRLREGRQAYVVAPLVDESESVAAPSVAAAFEQLTNGELEAFRLGVLHGRMSPADKAEAMDRFRAGATQVLVSTTVIEVGVDVPNASVMTVAGGERFGLAQLHQLRGRVGRGAHAGFCGVLVGEATEQARARLQAFADKTDGFELAELDFALRGPGDLFGQQQHGLPPLLAADLMRDRDVLEEARREAQLLVARDPGLKHADHAALRQQMLKRYGEALELGDVG